Genomic DNA from Filimonas effusa:
TGTGGAAAACTCATACCAAACACTATTGTTTATCTAGAAGAAAATATATCTTGGCTCATATATAGGTTTTTAATAACTCCTCCAAATCACTTTCAAACTGAAGCAACAAAAAACCTTTTATTTTTCTTCTTTTTAAAAAGGGAATAATCTGACGAAAGCTTTCAAAAAAATGCATCTCCTTAGTAGCGTTATCAGCCGATAGCATTAAATCATAATCCAACATTATATCAATATAAAAAATATTATTTTTTGTATCAAAGCGAACTCTTTGCTTTAATTCCAGCTTCTTTGGTCGACAGACAATAATAAAACATATTTCCTTAATTGAATATCCATAATCTTTCGTTTTAAAAAAAGAAACTATATCATCACTATATTCAAACAAAATAGTGTCCGCCTTGGTATTCCAATCTATCTCTCCTCCAAATTTAATTACCATAAAAATTATTTTAGCTCTTTATTTCCTGGTGGCAAATCATTATGCATGTGAATGTAATTTAATAGCTTCATTTTTTCTACGAATAAAACCTGATCCTGGGTTCCAAAAAACTCGGGACTGTAATATAAACCTTGCCCTGTACTTCTCAAATATATTTGAGAGTACCGTTGCTTTGGATCAACAGTCGTTCCAATCTTCCAAACATCTCCTTTGCTCAAATAAATATTACTAGTTGGAATAGGTATTCCCCACGTATATACAGGATATTGCCCATTAGCGGCAGCGCGTAATGTATATTGTTGATGTGCACTTACAGGAGCATCAACCAATGGGCCTGTTACTGGTATGGAGATAGGCCCTGTTCCAGGGATAGCAAATGGATCAGGACGAGATCTTGCCAAATTATACAAATCTATATCAGTAAGTGGGGGGCCGATGGGTGGAAGGGGGCCTTTAGGATGTAAAGCAGCATCTAACGAAAGAAGGAATAAGGTCCCTAATATAGCAGGCCCTGCCGCTGCCGGGCTTATCTGTGGTAATGACATTGGTCCCCAATTCAGTGGAACAGGTGCAGCAGGTGCAAATACCAGTGCAGGAGTAACATTAAAAGTATTCCTCCCTGGCTCCAAAACTATAGGAGGCAGTATATTAGGCTGATTACTACTTGGAAAGCCTACAGTAGAATTAGGTTTGGCAGTAGAATCATTCCCGGCCATACCAGAAGGATCGCTATACAAAATCGGGTTATTCCCGACAAAGCAGTACGGAGAGCCAAATTCAAAATAATGAGCCAAAATATCTACTTGATGAAAACGGCCTATTGTCGCATCGTAAGTTCTAAAACTGGTTTCATACCATTCAAGTCCCAAATCACTATTAAATTCAGAGGCACCATTAAACCTAAACCTATTCTGCAACTTCCCAGCCGCCCTAGAAGATATCCCTGCCATCGTCAACCCAAACGGATAATAATGCGTCTCTTCGCACAGAGGCCCCCGTATATGCGTCACCTGCAGGTTATCAAACACCACATCCGTGCCACGCGTCTCATTGGATACAAAAATATACAAATACCCGTTGCGTGTCATCAGTCGCTCAGATACTCCTACTGGTGTTTGCCTGCCTTCGTCCCCCACACCACTCACTCCCGAGTTATTACCATCGTCACTGATCACAGCATTCAGCTGCTCATCGAACAAAACGTAATTCAGGTAAGCCTTGGGCTTGCCCGCACCATTATTGGCATAGTCTGCATCAACCTTCTGCACCAGGAAGCTCGTCAGTCCGTTTTTCAGGTTGCCATCTTCCAGTAATTGCGCCGCACTATGACTGCCTCCCCCGGCGCCAGAGATGCCACCCGCAAGCGTAGACAATAGTTCACCAACAGGTAAACTGGAAACATCTCCCGAAGAAGGACTACGCTCATACCAGCTATCGGCTGCGATATTCACCTTATCGCCAGCCATTACTTTTAATAAAATGGAGGTACCCGTTTTATTACTATTACCATTTAAGCTTTCTACATAACTATTCCCTTCCGCATAAGGATAGTGAACGCTGCCGGCCGTGACACGGCTGGCGGCTGGTATATCATAATAGCGCTTCTCGTCCTCAAGTGTACCATTTTCAAGCGTTGCAACAGGATAAGCATCCGCCTGGTGTTCATCCGTAAGCGTAAGCCGGACATTACCCAGGTGATCTTTTACATAATAATCATAATAGTAAACACCGGTGGCACTTCCCTTGGTATCACGCTGCGGACGGATGCGGCCTTCCTCCTGCCCCAGGAACTGCAATACATTGTTCTCATAAACATGGCCCGACAAATAAGTGGTATAGGTATGTTTATTCTTATAGTTATTGCCTGCCAATGGCAACTCTTCTACACGCTTTTCCAGCTTATTTCCGGCAGCATCATAAATATAGGTTATGGTGCCTTTAATGTCGCCCGACGCATCTTTTACCGTTATCAGCCATGGGAGGTTCAGGTGGTTGTACACAATAGTGCCCGCAGGGTCCTCGCCAATACGTTTGTTCTTATCTTTTATAAGGTTGCCATTCACATCATAAGCATAGTCATCCAATCCGGTATTCCTATCCACAAAATCGCCGAGCTTATGATCTGTATCAACCTGGTCGCCCACGGCCTTTAACTTGTTACTGTAATCAAAATAATGGTACTGCAGGTTATCGATCCAATCACTGCCGCCACCAGGGATATAACCTTTCTGCTGCATTTGCAGAATATTGCCATTGGCGTCATAGGCTGTGCCATTGTCGGTTCCATTGGCGCCCATATTCACGCTAAAATCGAGGCCGGCCGTATTATTCCAGCCATCTCCCGCCAACTGTTTAAAATCGGCCAAAAGCAGCCGGTTGGCCGCATCATAAGTATAGCCGTAACTGCGTTCTACACCAGCGCCCCTGCTTTGCCAGCGCATGCCGGCGATATTACCGTTGTATTGATTGTGCTCGTAGCCCCAGTCGTAACTCAGGTCCATTCCAAACCAACGATCGGCTATAGCAACAGAAGCTGTCACACCGCGGTTATAACCTGTCCAGTTCAGGCCTTTCAACCAGCCACGGATATTATAGGTAAATTCCTGTGTTTCCAGGTAGCCGCTGGCGCCGGAAAGGTTGTCTTCAGCAGCACGCTGCCCCAGTTCTTTTTTTCTTAGCTGTCCCAATGCATCGTATTCATGATGCGCCATAATGCGGCGGGTAGCGGCATTATCATCGAGTGTTTTGCGCACTTCTACCAGTCTGCCGCCATGATCGTAGTCCATTTCAGTATAAACACGACTGCTGGTATAGCCGCTGGGATTGTTATGTACGGCATAACTGCTGATTACCTTGCCTGTAAAATCGTAACGATTGGTAGTGATGTCCAGCCCGCCTTTGTAGTTATCTGCCTGCAACTGCACTACCCTTCCCCTGCTGTCGTAAAAGGAGGCTGTCTCCAGCCAGGCGCCCAATTCGAGGTTATAGGCGTTTTCAAGTACGCGGACGCGTGTGCCGGTTACCATGCCTTTTACCTGTTCATTGGTGCTGCCCGGAAGTGGCTCGCCCCAGGCGTTACTGCCAATGCCCAGTTTGCTGTCATTGGAGGCATTGTAGCGCTTGGATGTCCAGTTATAATTATCGTAATAGGTAAAAGTTAAAGGAATATAACCTGCAGCGTCTAAAGGCAATGGTTCAACAGGGTTCATGTTCAATTCCTGGGTACTGGTGAAAGCTATTCCATCAGGCCCGATGATCTCCGTTTCAAACTCCTTGCTGCCTTCCAGTTCGCCTTCGAAGATCACGGCGCTGGTGGCTTTATACAAAGGGCGTCCATCATGAACGTTTACATACAATATATCAGGGGTGCCAGCAGTACGGCTGCTATAGGTACTGGTAGCTACGGCAGCTGCATTATTACCCAGGCTATTCACATAATCCTGCAATGCAGAACGGTTGCTGTTACAGCTGAGTATGCCTGTCTGTACCGGGTGGTTCAGGTTATCATAAATGGTAGCCAGCCATTGTTTCAGAGGCTTTGCCCGCATATTACCATCCTGCGTAAACACAAGCCGGTCGCGGACATCATACACCATATGTACCCAATCGGCGCCAGGCACTTTCTTTGCTATCAGCCGAAGCCGGCCATCATATGCATATCTAAAACATAGTTCATTAACCGCGGTACTATTGCCAGCGGGGTTCCAGCCACTATTCCTAAATGCATCCACTGCCAGCGGCGGCATTACAAAACGCAACTGGTTCAGATCATCATATATATAATAGGTGCATAACCAGCCGTAATGATCGCTTATGCCGGGAGCGCCGGCAGCTATCTCTACTTTCTTCAGCACCACCTGCCCTTCTTTGTCTTTGTATTCCACTACGCGTTTACCCTGCTCGTCTGTGGCAACGGTGCGGAAAAGCTCGCCACTGCCATAATAGCCTTGAAAAACAGGTAAAGCTGTCTCATCCAAACCTATCGTGAAAATGGCGACCTCATTAGCGCCTGCTGTTTCATAGGCAGTAGCAATACCACGCTGGCTACCGGCCCAGCTGTTTCCCGGTGCAAAGGTTTTAAGCACGCGGTTCAAAGGAGAGGCTTCATAATCTGTTTGGCCATAATAGACTTGTTCTCCGGGATATTGATCCTGCATGGATGATTGCTGCTGCGCAAAGGGATTGATTTTAAATGCACCATTGTTTTCAGCAGCATAAGGCAGGTATTTATATGCTTCACGGCCAAAAGCATCATACACAACAGGTGACACCAGGTCTAACCCTGCAGGGCTTACGCCACGGGCCACTGTTTGCAATGGCCGGCCAAGACCATCGGCATATTGGGTGGTTTGCTGAACATGAGCAGCATCGCCGGCAACGACAGCCTGTTCTGTTGTCATAGGGACCAATGGTTGCCAGCTGCGTATATAATTAACTGGTATGCCTGTAGCATAAGCCGAAGGCGGCGTTACTATGGTAATGGCAGGGCCTGGTAAGCTATTAGCACCAGGACGATTGGCTGTCTGAGACAAGGCATGAAACGCCATGCCGGCACACAAGAAAATACATACAGCCAGAAACCTGCATAAAAAACGGATGGGTTGGGTTAAGTCGGGCATATTTAAAGGTTTAGCGGGATAATTTAATCAGTGCAATCTT
This window encodes:
- a CDS encoding DUF6443 domain-containing protein; its protein translation is MPDLTQPIRFLCRFLAVCIFLCAGMAFHALSQTANRPGANSLPGPAITIVTPPSAYATGIPVNYIRSWQPLVPMTTEQAVVAGDAAHVQQTTQYADGLGRPLQTVARGVSPAGLDLVSPVVYDAFGREAYKYLPYAAENNGAFKINPFAQQQSSMQDQYPGEQVYYGQTDYEASPLNRVLKTFAPGNSWAGSQRGIATAYETAGANEVAIFTIGLDETALPVFQGYYGSGELFRTVATDEQGKRVVEYKDKEGQVVLKKVEIAAGAPGISDHYGWLCTYYIYDDLNQLRFVMPPLAVDAFRNSGWNPAGNSTAVNELCFRYAYDGRLRLIAKKVPGADWVHMVYDVRDRLVFTQDGNMRAKPLKQWLATIYDNLNHPVQTGILSCNSNRSALQDYVNSLGNNAAAVATSTYSSRTAGTPDILYVNVHDGRPLYKATSAVIFEGELEGSKEFETEIIGPDGIAFTSTQELNMNPVEPLPLDAAGYIPLTFTYYDNYNWTSKRYNASNDSKLGIGSNAWGEPLPGSTNEQVKGMVTGTRVRVLENAYNLELGAWLETASFYDSRGRVVQLQADNYKGGLDITTNRYDFTGKVISSYAVHNNPSGYTSSRVYTEMDYDHGGRLVEVRKTLDDNAATRRIMAHHEYDALGQLRKKELGQRAAEDNLSGASGYLETQEFTYNIRGWLKGLNWTGYNRGVTASVAIADRWFGMDLSYDWGYEHNQYNGNIAGMRWQSRGAGVERSYGYTYDAANRLLLADFKQLAGDGWNNTAGLDFSVNMGANGTDNGTAYDANGNILQMQQKGYIPGGGSDWIDNLQYHYFDYSNKLKAVGDQVDTDHKLGDFVDRNTGLDDYAYDVNGNLIKDKNKRIGEDPAGTIVYNHLNLPWLITVKDASGDIKGTITYIYDAAGNKLEKRVEELPLAGNNYKNKHTYTTYLSGHVYENNVLQFLGQEEGRIRPQRDTKGSATGVYYYDYYVKDHLGNVRLTLTDEHQADAYPVATLENGTLEDEKRYYDIPAASRVTAGSVHYPYAEGNSYVESLNGNSNKTGTSILLKVMAGDKVNIAADSWYERSPSSGDVSSLPVGELLSTLAGGISGAGGGSHSAAQLLEDGNLKNGLTSFLVQKVDADYANNGAGKPKAYLNYVLFDEQLNAVISDDGNNSGVSGVGDEGRQTPVGVSERLMTRNGYLYIFVSNETRGTDVVFDNLQVTHIRGPLCEETHYYPFGLTMAGISSRAAGKLQNRFRFNGASEFNSDLGLEWYETSFRTYDATIGRFHQVDILAHYFEFGSPYCFVGNNPILYSDPSGMAGNDSTAKPNSTVGFPSSNQPNILPPIVLEPGRNTFNVTPALVFAPAAPVPLNWGPMSLPQISPAAAGPAILGTLFLLSLDAALHPKGPLPPIGPPLTDIDLYNLARSRPDPFAIPGTGPISIPVTGPLVDAPVSAHQQYTLRAAANGQYPVYTWGIPIPTSNIYLSKGDVWKIGTTVDPKQRYSQIYLRSTGQGLYYSPEFFGTQDQVLFVEKMKLLNYIHMHNDLPPGNKELK
- a CDS encoding Imm44 family immunity protein; protein product: MVIKFGGEIDWNTKADTILFEYSDDIVSFFKTKDYGYSIKEICFIIVCRPKKLELKQRVRFDTKNNIFYIDIMLDYDLMLSADNATKEMHFFESFRQIIPFLKRRKIKGFLLLQFESDLEELLKTYI